DNA sequence from the Anas acuta chromosome 21, bAnaAcu1.1, whole genome shotgun sequence genome:
ATCCTCTCCCCCCACCACCCAACCAATCACTTTCAGGAGGAGCTTTACTGTTTGAGCTACATGTTGCATGAAGAGATACCTCTGCTCACTCAGGTGTCAACCTGGCCTCCACTACCTAAATTTGCAGAGATCAACTGATACCTTTCATTACACTTGGTGAAAATCATTCCCCACTCACCTTCCCTGTTACTTGTTCTATAAAACTTTGCCACACAGTCTTTTGCCTCCCAGTTGAAGAGTCACAGTGtattttttggcttttatttttatttttttttgtgaaacatTTATCTGCCTCAggtgttttccctttctctacAGCTTCTCTAGCTTTgttatcttgttttttttttttttttttttttttttttttgtgataataAGGACAGCATTTGGGACAACTCACTAGTACAGACAGTACACAGGATGCAGCTAAATTGTGTATTTATACTGTAGGACACTCATTGTttgattcttctttttatttctctcctaATGGAGAGAAATTACTTCCAGCCTTCCCGttgcttttctgtctcctgCTGAACAGCATGCTAAGATTTTTTCATAGCAATATTCATTATAACACTAAGATCTTTCCTGAGGGACTGTAGCTAGTTTAAGAGATCAGCACTGTGTGTGAAGTCAAGAAAGATCAATTCTACACATATCATTTAATATTTACCAGTCATTGCTCATCCTGTCGCCCAGTCAGTCACTATTAGCAGATCTTTCTCCAGTCTTCTGCTACTCTGAACCACCAAGCATTATCAGCAAACTCCGTCACCTTGAGAACATGTGTGGTCAGACAGGGATGTATACGCCTTTCTGCACTTTCATGCTCACGTACTGCCAGAGGCTGCCTCAAGATCCAGGCTTCATGAGCATAATTACAAAGTCTATTTGGATTGTAACAGAGGGTCCAGCCAAGATCAGAGGTGTTTCACACCTGTTTTctgtgcacacaaacacacgATACAAGGAGTCGTCTTTGGGTTGGAAGAACATATCCTGCATGGAGGCCACTTTTGTCCTCAGTGTCCAGACTGATTGGTGCTGTCCTTCAGCAATGGTTTGCAGTGCTCTGTGGTGCCTGCCAGCCCTCTACAGACATCAGTGCTTTGGACCAtcaccctgctgccctcctgctggaTGAAAAGGTCAGTGACAGCTTGTTGAAAAAGGCAGAGTTGAGCACAGATGCATTTTTGGTAATCTTGAATGACTTCAAGAAACTAGTCTGCAGACCCAGGTAGCTGGGTCTCCCCATTATGCCACCTGGCACCTCTCACTGCACCATGCCAGCCACCCTGTCAGGAAACCTGGATGGCCAGATTTCCCTGTCAAgcagggtggtgaaggagaacaGAGCAGCCCAAGCTGCACTTTGTACTGCTGCAGCAGGTCATGTGTGACTAACACAAGGCATACAAAGTAGGCAGCATGAAGAAGTGTAGTTGAAACTGCACCTAAACCAAGAAGGCATTAGTAAGGAGGTGATGGCTGGACTCATCCAGTATACCCCAGTGAAAACACCTAGTAATAAACCACTAGCAGAAACCATACATGGTTTTGGCTTGAGCTGTCTAGGAAATCACACAGGCTGACCATAGCACTATATTTTTGGGAAAAGCAGAGGTAACACACTTGAGGAATTCATTCCTGCTCTGAAGTCtgcatttgtaaaacaaaacaaaaacaaaacaacttggCATTGAAATAAACTCAACTGAGCTTGCTAGGACAAATTCCCAATACAATTCTGACTGGGATCCTACAGTCACTCTGCATCTCTGGTAGTTTCAGCTCCTGCGCTCTGATTTAAACCAACATTGCACTGCACAGCCTTCCAACAGGATGTAGAGACAGAGCCAAGAGGATATGCAGACATGTCCCTCTGTCCAGATTGCATCAAATGCCAAATATTTCTTACAGAGAAATGTGTTCCTGTTCCTGGGAAACCACTTCACAGAATACTGAAGTTGACAGTCCTGCAGCTGTGGGGTGGATACGGTTCCCTGCTTTGTAGCTGTAACACTACAGGCCATGATAGCATATCACACAGCCTGCTTGCCCCCCAACTACGCCTGACAGCCTAGAGCTATTGAACCCCCAAATTAACATTCTGAGGAATAAAACCAGTCACCAACTCCTAGCCACTTAACTACAACCTCTGTGAAGAGAAATCAAAACTCTTCTTCATCTTAAACAGCCCAAGCAGTTCTCGCTGCACCTGCAATACAAGTCCTGCCATTTACTTTTTGACAGCTCTCCATCTTACACAGGCATAATCACCAAAAACTTGGTGATTATGCACAAGGAGAGGACAGGACTTTAACACTTGCTATTGAGCTCTACAAGGAACAGGGCCAGGGGACAGTGACAGGCAATCTGACAATCTGAAGTGTGGTCAAAGTTATCTAGCCACTTCAATAACACCATCCACTGCCCCATCCCTACAAGGCAGTAGAATATCCCTGGAATATTCCTGAATTGCAAGAAGACTGGTCAGCAaccctttaaaaagaaaaatctcagctGTGGAGGAATAAGAGATCCCAAAGACTGTCTTGAATTTTAGAGCCTTTGTGGtatagaaaacagcagcagagatctCTAAGCATAGCTGCAACCCAGCTGTTAGAGTTGCACTTGGTCTGAGAGAAGCATAAGGAGTCACCATCCTCTTGTCTGGGCACCTTGGATCAGGCAGGAACAGGACTGCACAGCTTGCAAGCAGCAGCCACCATGATAGGGTAACCACCATCCACATTGGGAAACTAGCCTCAGCACAGAGGAAGCACATCTCATCCTCCCAGTCACACTTGAAGGACTGACTTAGTTCAAGCATTAAACTACAAACAACCCCTACAGCTTAGGTGTCAGGTTGGGAACACTAGCGACTGAATTCACAGCCCACAGATGAGagcaaaaaacaagaaaacaaaccacttCTCCCCAGTACTCAACACTACACCTGTGCCAGAGACGAGCATTGAACAAATGCACACTGGAGatgtttcagcttttatttgcaaattCATCTGTACATTCTCACTTGGTCATTGAGTGACAGCCGCCAGAAACTGTCAGCAGCAGGGGGCAGCAGCAACTAGGAGTTAACAGGAGCTTTCCACAGTGCCTGGAAACAAGAGacagcagaggaaacaaaaccccactaGCTTTTACATTTAACCTTTTCTGAGTAAGAGAATTAGGAATCAAGTCATCTTTATCACATTCAGAAGGGTGTTGGATTTACACAGCCCTGTGTGTTCAGCATAAAGACCTTGTATTGAAGTGACTGCCTGAAGAGCAGCCTGAAAACTATCCCGGGCTTTCTTTTTTTCGAAGCCAGCATCTTAAAGCTGCAGTACTCTCCATGCATCATTCCCAGCGGTCCCAAAGCCAAATAACAAAAGGAGCcctttgcaaataaataatcataggaaaaaataaataagattagaTCTGGAATATACAGTTGCATGGTCTTTATTTGGTttcagaggtggaaaaaaagtgGAGCTAGACTGCAGCTTTAAGCCTTATGCCCAAATCAGCCCAAACACTCAGTAAATTTTACAGCTGATTAGCTATACGGGTTTGGAGATCTGAAGTATCACAGAAATGAACATTCAGGCACCTATGCACACCCTTCCCCAATGcatagtttatttttctcagcCAGTTAGGAAAAATAGCTTGCTGGAAGGGAAGTAACCCCTTTCTGAGCTGAACAGACAAGACTGAAGACCTTTTTACTGTCACAGTAAGAAGTCCCAAGAAATATCTAACCCCACCCATGTTTGCAAGGGGAAATTGTTTCAAACCATGCACCAGGCATGGAGACAATCCTCTCTCAGGGGATCCTTTAACTTTGCTGGCATGACAGAATCCTCCAGCAAATCCAGCTACCAGCAGGGTTGCCAGCTGCCCATCACTTCCTGTGCTCAAAGCCTAGTTGTGGCAAGTCATAAGTTCATTATTTCTACTAAGCCAGAAATCCTGGTAAAGCCATTTAGAGGCAGCTCTACAGCAAGAGCTCTTGATCTGTTCTGTTTGGGGtacacaccccctccccaggaACTCCCAAATGAAAAAccacacagaagagaaaagcaatccATTGCAAGCCAGTGTCCGATGATTGTCTCCTTGGGGAGGTCAGGAATCCAGGACAGGGCAAGGcatgggaagggaggaggatgGCAGGTGGAGAAGGAAGTTATAAACAAACTCAAAACCACTAAGACACAAGGAGGAGCTCAAAACCCCTCAACAGCTGATGGCACTGGGCTGCTGTTTGCTAACAAAGTCTGAAATGAAGTCGAACTCGTTTTGTCCCAAGAACAGCTCTGGCAGCTCCTGAATCCGGTCCAACCCCAGTTCCAGGACAAGGGACGTCAAAACCTCCTCATCTATGAGATCAGTGTCCATAACATTCAAGGTCAGCGCTGGTGAGGGCATGTGCTGCATGCCTGGGTGCTGGCTTGGCCCCACTCTGTACTGCTGAGCACCAGCTCCCATGGGCCCGTTGCTCATACCCAGCGGGTGACCCTGGTACTGGGTGTTGAGTTTTTGTAGGTGCATGCTAGCCATGAGCTGCTGGGTGCCCACTGGCCCCATgtattgctgctgctggctcgGGCCGTTGAACATCATCGCGTTCTGCATCTGGTGGTGGTTCATCTGTCCGCTGAGGTTGGGTCTCGGCCTCATCACACCATCCATTCCAGCCCCTCCGTACGGCATCATCTGGCCAGCTGCGGGTAGCGTCCTCAGCACGTGCTGCCCGTGCTGCGGTGGTCCCTGCAGCCCACTCACACCCATCCGGTAGCTCTGCAGCCCGGCGCCGCCGTGGCTCACGGACATCATCATGTGCTCAGCCATGGCTCCGGGCCCCTGCAAGGCGACACGCGGCTCAGGGCGAGGCTCCCGCGGGCAGCACCGCTCCCCGCTCCCGTCCCAGACGGCTTCCACCGAGGATCCCGGAGCACCCCCCACCTTCGCCGCGGCCGGCGGGCGCagcgccgccccgccccggcgAGCCGAGCCGcggcctccccgccgccgccccggggaGCCGGGGTCTGCCCGCGCGGGTACGCACCGACCTGGGGCTGCACAGGGTccgcgctccgccagcgcccGCTCGGCCGCCTCAGCTCGCCGGGCGCGGGGCGCCGCTCTCCGCTCTTATGGAGGCGCTGGCAGGGGCgggccgcccggcccggccccccgccACCCATTGGAGCGCGGCCCGCGGCCGCCCGGCCCCTGACGGGGTGGGAGGGCCGCGCTATGGGCGCTGCTGCGGCGGGCGTGGGGCTGCCCGAGCTCCGCGAGCCGTGCTCCGAGCGCCCCGTGGTCGCGACATGGCGCGactggagggagggagggaggggtgcCGGCTGCCTCCAGTGTGGAGGGCGCCGGAGTTGGCACATCCTAGCTGCTCGGGTGGCCCCCCTTGGGTCCGAGGTGCTGGCTCCTTGGGCGGGTTGGGGAGGAAAGGGGTGGGTGGGCTCCAGGGCCGCCAGTCCAGCAGCCCCCAGTGTCCTGCGGGTGCTCTGCTGGGGATTCTTAACCCGTAAGGAGGCCTTAAGGCAAGTTCTGCTTCTGAGCAGGATGCCAAGATGCAGCCGTGCTGCCTGGTGTTACGGCCCCCACAGGCGGTGCGTGCTCGATCCTGGTGTGCATTGATACCAACAAGGGCAGAGGTTGTGGAGTGGCTGAGCGGGAGCATGGGAACAACGGAGTCCCCGGTGTGTGGGACTGGGGAGCCCTCAGTGTGGTACAGGTGCCACAGTTCCTCCAGGGATCGCAGACTGTAGAAAACGTGGGTCATCCCTGCTCAGTACTGGGCTCATATGGTTTGGGGTAAGGACTGGGCCTGGGGTGGCTGTGGAGCCTCACGCAGGTCATTTCTGTTCCCAGCCCATGCATGTAGGGAATGGTGGTGCACTCGTGAAGCATTTTGAGCTGCATTTGCTTGCATTATGTTCTCTTGCATTTGACATAGTCCTCACCTGTTTCCTGGGCAGGAACATTGTTTGCCTTTAATATTGCCAACAGTGTAAGATCAGCTCTCAGGAGGGAGTCACCCCACCAGtgctttcctcttctccagtgTCCCTCTGAAAAAGACTTCCTACCTGATCACATGGctggctgggggtgcagggatCCGTTTTGGTGGCTGTGCTGTCTTTCTTGGTCGTGTCAAAGGATGTGCATGCAGATGTCTGTCGATGGCTGCAGCACACTGGCCCCTGTGAGTGTGCACCCTGGTGCAGGAGGGTGCTGGCTACTGTGAGAAGGACCCTTGCTTGATGCCAGCTCTGGCTCTGTGGTCAGCAATGGGGTGCTACTACTGTGCAGCATTACCAGCCCAGGTGACCGAGATCAGTTCTTAGTGGCATTGACTAGGTGCCTTGATTACTCTGCCAGCGGTGTTCTCCTAGCAGGTATGCACCAATATTGTCTAAGCAGAGCTACCAGCACATGAATGTTACAAGCAGAGATTTGCTAGTATAACTTCCTGCAGTAGTGTCTTTACCTCGTTAGCGCAGCTTTTGATTGCTGTGTCCCAGTGGAACACATATGCTCATCCAGAGACCCATGTTAGACAAATTATTTTACCATGGACCTACAGTGACACTGATGCTCTCTACAGGCCATGACACTTTCTATTAGCTTATAAAAGCACAGTGGTGATTTTCCCCCTTAATTTTTGTGTTGTGAAAGAACCCAGAGAATTCTTTCTTGAAGGTATTAGTGTTGCATGGCTACCCACTTGGAAAGCAGGTGATGGCAAAGTTAAACTTGCTTCCCCAACTTCATCCCATTTCTGTTTGTTCCACTTTTCAGGAGACTTGGAGCAGGCTGTTGCATTGAGCTAGGTAGCATTTTTGTGTTCTGCACATTCATTATGATCACAGACCCCACAGAGCAGAAGGAAGTGCCAACAAAGCTTTTCAAAGGTTGCTGAagaggtttgtttttaactgcatTATTGGAGAAATGAGGTCTAAGTATATACTATCATAAAGGGACTGAAGTTAGGCAGCACAGGCATCTCAGGTGAGTGCCTAATCACACAGCACTGACCTGAAGGGTTACTTGTATAGAATAGAATATCTCTGTATCAAAACGccttaaagcagcagcagcttagAGCAGATAATGCCCAGAAGCCATCAGCTTTTAGACGTAAGCAGCCAGGAACAGAAAGTATCTTCCCTTACCAGGACAGAGCACAGGGCCATTAACCTCAGGACATTCTGtgagctgcttttgtttgtcaCCTTCTGCCTTCTTAAGTGGCTGGGATGAGTTTCAGGTGTTGTTGGTGAGCCTCTAAGTGATGAATCAGTTGTTTAATTGTTTAATGTAATTATGTAATGATTGTTTTTTAACTCTAGAGATTttgacaaatgcatttttagtgCTAATAAACATATGCTCACGTACATATACCTGTCTGACTGAGAGTTCATATGCAGAAGCACACCCAGGTGAGAAGCAAACATGAGGGGAGTGTCTGCCCTCatctttgcaattttttccaGACAAGAAAGCCTCTCTGTCTCGGAGGAGCGGTGCAGTGTGGAGTGCAAGTTCTGGTCGGTGGCAGGAATTCCTGTACAAGTGTAACAGGGAGAAGGGGCTCTCTGCATTTAAATTACAGAATACCCCAAGGGTGGTAAATAGCTCATTCACTTTGGAAACAGGTTGGCAGATGAAAGAGCATGCTTACTGTACATGAAGCATGAAAATGTATTCCCTATTCACACTCATTCATGTCCCTTCTCCTTCTGGAAGGAGAAGCCAGATCAGCAACTCATccagactgaaaataatttgaccAGAAATGGAGCTTCCTCATCTGATATCAGCTGTCTGATCTATCTTGTTACGTTGTCCCCTGGATGTTTCACTGGCATAACCTGTGGTGATTTGAGAGGAACTGAGTGCCTGCAAGGGAAGGGTATGGGGGTGGGAGGCACTGCAATAGAGAGATGTGTGTCTGCCACACTGCCTGCCATTGTCCTGTGCTCTGTGTCTTGAGGACCTCCCATTCACTAAGCagcaatgttttatttcacaaagaCCAGCACAGACCTGTTTGATGCACTTCATGCTGCCCGGTAGTCTTTTTGGTGCAGAAGAAGCAGTGTTTCCTTGTCACATTGAGTTCTCAAGTATTAAGGACCCAAACCACTGCAGCTGTATTTACATGGCACTTCATATGACTTGGTATAGCCCCAGGTTTGCAATCTCTCCTCCATCTCCCCATGCCCTGCCATTTGTAATGAGCCCATGGACAGACTCGCCTTTCCGGGAAAGCAGATAAATTGTCTGCATATCAGATCCAGCCTGGGGGCTGTCGCTTGGCCATCTCTGCCTTAAAGTCATCACATAAGCCACCCCCAGGAGTGTGTCATTCACAGCTTCCTTGAGATGGGACTTCCCCAGTCTGTCTATACTGGTGTCATCAGCCCTGTGCTATGGAGGGTGGATTACCTGGTCTGGGAATTAATGAGATTGCTGCTCCAGAGGCACTAGTTTGGCTCTGCATGACTTGGAATCTGGAAGTGCCACCTGTGTGTTTGTGTCCCAGGTCAAGGCACACATGTGGGTGGGCATCAGTTAGCAATCTGACCACCAGAACAttgcaaaattttcttttcattcttagGAAGGTGCTTGCAGCCTGTTTTACAGCTAGCTTGTATTACTTGCAGTTTTGCTTATAGATGATGTTCCCTCCCCATATTTTATCCTTTGTCATCATGCATTGACTGCACAGCTCCAGTGATATCACTGTGGCAATATCTGCATGTTCCCAAAACCCTGGGGACAAGAGGTGGCATGGACAGGAGCTTTTTGTAAGCAGAGACATGAACACTTTTATTTTgcaatgttttaaatgttttgcatATGTGGCAACTGTTTCTTGCTAAATCCAGTCACTGACCTACAGTCCAAGATctatctctctttctctctctctctctcaaagtATGGTTGGGGGTAGAGGTGGAGAGTGGTTAGAAGTAGGATGTAGGAGGTACTGATGGATGGAGACCAGGCACAGGTTATTTTGTGGAATTTCCTCTGACCAAGCAATTCCCACTATACATTTCATCTTACAACCCACCCACTGCTATATGGTGTAATTTACCTTTGCATGGAGACTGCAGAACAATTTGAGTAACCATGTGAGCCATATATTTGAGTGTCAACAGAAGGATCTGAGGAACCTCATAATTCAAAAATTCTTGGATTGGAGTCTAACTCCATGTTTGGCTTTGCAGAGCTCCTGCAAGTTTCTAAGCAATTGAGGTGTGCAGATAGAAGCTAAAGCAATTTGAAATAATATCTGTTAAGGACAAAGCTTGTCTTTGAAGGACAAACATCCAGAAGAAGTCCCTTTGCAGTCCCCCACTCACTGAAGGACAAAGATAGAGAGCAGAAATGTGGAGTGGAAGGCTGGAAATATGCAGAGGTGTGACCTAAGTTGAGATTCATCAAGTAAAACTGTCTCATGCTGCTGTAACTGGGTCCATGGTTGTGGGCAGATGCAGGGCAGCAGTGTGCATAAATCAGCTCCACATCAACTTAATTCCTCATCTGAATCACAAAGGATTC
Encoded proteins:
- the CITED4 gene encoding cbp/p300-interacting transactivator 4 isoform X2 codes for the protein MAEHMMMSVSHGGAGLQSYRMGVSGLQGPPQHGQHVLRTLPAAGQMMPYGGAGMDGVMRPRPNLSGQMNHHQMQNAMMFNGPSQQQQYMGPVGTQQLMASMHLQKLNTQYQGHPLGMSNGPMGAGAQQYRVGPSQHPGMQHMPSPALTLNVMDTDLIDEEVLTSLVLELGLDRIQELPELFLGQNEFDFISDFVSKQQPSAISC
- the CITED4 gene encoding cbp/p300-interacting transactivator 4 isoform X1; the encoded protein is MGGGGPGRAARPCQRLHKSGERRPAPGELRRPSGRWRSADPVQPQGPGAMAEHMMMSVSHGGAGLQSYRMGVSGLQGPPQHGQHVLRTLPAAGQMMPYGGAGMDGVMRPRPNLSGQMNHHQMQNAMMFNGPSQQQQYMGPVGTQQLMASMHLQKLNTQYQGHPLGMSNGPMGAGAQQYRVGPSQHPGMQHMPSPALTLNVMDTDLIDEEVLTSLVLELGLDRIQELPELFLGQNEFDFISDFVSKQQPSAISC